ctctctcagggtgctGCTGGCCTCAGTCAGCCCGTATTTTCGTGCTATGTTCACcagccctctctcctctctcctctctcctatctcctctcctctctctctcagggtgctGCTGGCCTCAGTCAGCCCGTATTTTCGTGCTATGTTCACCAGCCCGCTCGTGGAGTCCCGTCTGGCTGAGATCCGTCTGGAGGAAGTGACACCGGAAGTGGTTCAGACTGTCGTTCACTTTGTCTACACCGGGGAGGCGGGGCTGACCCCCGACACTGCCGAGGACCTCTTCGTCGCGGCCAATCGGCTGCAAGTTCTCCCTCTGCAGGACCTGTGCGCCAGGTGAGAACAGCCTGAAACATGCCTGTGCACATCATCgcttcaaatacagtacagtgtaatagatactttacagtactgtaataccCGCAATGAGAAAACCAGACTCTTCACATCCAGCTGTAAACAGCCTCACTTAGaatacaatacagtgtaataGATACTTTACAATACTTCTTAATAATTCGTTGTGAGCACATTAAACACACCCcagctactgagtgacagcacagtCCTGcgtttctattggaggattgtaccGCCCTTGCTGTGTTACAGTACGATAGGGAGTATTCACAGGCTCGTgggaaaatatataatatttatctaaaatataaaatgcacacaagcaaaatggtttcacccattcctgatctctctctctctctctctctctctctctctctgtccaggTTCCTCTTCGAGCATCTCTCCCTGGATAACTGCCTGGGCATGTACTCCCTGGCCCGCTCTCACCACGACACCCTGCTGCTGCGCGCCTCCCTGCGGCTAGTCGCCCACAACTTCCCCCGCGTGTCCCGGCAGAAAGACTTCCTGCTGCTGGACCCGGGCACCCTGGGCAGCCTGCTCTCCTCCGACCGGCTGGGAGTGGAGTCCGAGCTGGAGGTGTACCGGGCAGCCCGGCGCTGGGCCCAGCACCAACCTAGGCAGCGCAACCAGCACCTCCCCGCCCTGCTGAGCCACCTGCGCCCGGGGCTGCTGGCCGAGGAGGAGCGGAGGAAGGTGCGGGAGGAGCTGGGGTGGGGAGGAGGCAGTGTCGCCCCCCCCAGGCCCAGGGAGGGCATGTTCGAGAAAAAGATCGTCTGCATCGATCTCAAGCCCCGGGGGGACCACGAGCTGTCGGGCCCGGGCTTCGCAGTGGACTGCTTCGACCCGCGGACCGGCCGTTGGGAGAAGCTGGCAGACCTCAAGTCTGTGACGGGGCCTGGCTGCGCGGCGGTGGGCGATCGGCTCTTCGTAGCCGGGGGGGTGCAGGGCAGCGGCGTGGTCTCGGACACGCTGCACGAGTACAACCCCGTGGCGGACCGCTGGACTGAGCGCCCCCCCATGGCTGTGTCCAGGGTGATGCACGGCTTCCTGGGCGCCTGCGGGAAGCTCTACGCCTTGGGGGGCTGCAACCGGGCCTCCTTCCTGGACTCTGTGGAGGTGTACGACCTGCAGGCCAACGCCTGGGCCCCTTCCCCGCCCCCCGGCTCCAGGATGCCCCTTCCACTGCGCTCCTTCGCCGCGGCCTCCCTGCGGGGGAAGCTGTACCTGCTAGGCGGCACCACGATGGAGGAGAGCCGGGCCGCCGTGCACCACGGGGTTCTCATCTACAACACGGCACTGGACCACTGGGCCCGGGTGCACCTGGAGACAGGGGCCACCTTCTGCGCGGGCGGGGTGGCGGTGAGGGGCGGGGTCTGCGCCGTGGGGGGCTACTGCCGGGATGCCAGCAAGTTCACCGACGGGAACTACACCCGTCTGGAGCCCATGGACGCAACCGGCCGCGTGCTGTTCTTCCGCGAGGGCCGCGGGTCCAGCCGCGAGGTGGCGGGGGCGGTGCAGGGAGCCGCGCCCGTGGTGTTCCCAGGGCTGCCTCGCCGCATCGCGGCGGGCGGCGTGGCTCGCTGGAAGAGGCGCATCTACGTGCTTGGGGGAGAGAACGGCGCGCGGTTCTACGACAGCGTGTACTGCTGGAAGCCCGGCTGGAGGAGCTGGGTGCAGAGGAGGGAGAAGCTGCCTCTGGAGACCGGGGGGGTCAGCCAGTTCGGCTGCACCACACTGAAGTTCCCCAAGAAACACATCCTGTCCCGTCTGAGGGCATtcgaggaagagggagagagcgaCTGAGAGACACCTGACTGTCTGCACGGCATTCGGAGTAGGGGTACCGTCCACCCCATAGGGTCTGGTTTGAGTTTCACCCCTTCAAATGAGTTTAATACTCACAGCTTGTGGACtgataaaaacaacagcaagaaaCACCAGCAACGCATCGCCATGATCTGTTCTGTTCTTGTGTTCTCTTTTTAGAGGGGGAGATAGCGACACAATAACCCatgggagggggggagagagagaggagagggagtgagagggacTCTCCCCGGTCTCCCAGCAAGTCGTTCGTTCAatagggaggagggggagggagcgAGCGGAGGACAACGACATATACAAAAGCACCAGTAAATACATCATAAATATTTCTTGTTC
The sequence above is drawn from the Polyodon spathula isolate WHYD16114869_AA chromosome 35, ASM1765450v1, whole genome shotgun sequence genome and encodes:
- the LOC121303778 gene encoding kelch-like protein 12 translates to TQCDIYCAVVSLALFLFLPAGSSPGSCRIYFRRNVMWSPKPWRDQEYAPSEALSDSDSEEEDFPDKSSKSLGDYITQGLKQLLNAQQLCDVTLAVEGKKFMCHRVLLASVSPYFRAMFTSPLVESRLAEIRLEEVTPEVVQTVVHFVYTGEAGLTPDTAEDLFVAANRLQVLPLQDLCARFLFEHLSLDNCLGMYSLARSHHDTLLLRASLRLVAHNFPRVSRQKDFLLLDPGTLGSLLSSDRLGVESELEVYRAARRWAQHQPRQRNQHLPALLSHLRPGLLAEEERRKVREELGWGGGSVAPPRPREGMFEKKIVCIDLKPRGDHELSGPGFAVDCFDPRTGRWEKLADLKSVTGPGCAAVGDRLFVAGGVQGSGVVSDTLHEYNPVADRWTERPPMAVSRVMHGFLGACGKLYALGGCNRASFLDSVEVYDLQANAWAPSPPPGSRMPLPLRSFAAASLRGKLYLLGGTTMEESRAAVHHGVLIYNTALDHWARVHLETGATFCAGGVAVRGGVCAVGGYCRDASKFTDGNYTRLEPMDATGRVLFFREGRGSSREVAGAVQGAAPVVFPGLPRRIAAGGVARWKRRIYVLGGENGARFYDSVYCWKPGWRSWVQRREKLPLETGGVSQFGCTTLKFPKKHILSRLRAFEEEGESD